DNA from Anaerotignum faecicola:
GCCGCTTCTCATAACTCTAAGCCCTTTCAGGGACGGGACTCCTTCGGGCAGGACGTAAAGGGAGCCGTTTATGATTTGATATATGCCGCCGGGGACTTCGGAAAGAAATTTTTCGGCAAAATCGTTGAATAAGGAAATGGATTTGTCGGTTTTTTCCGTTTCAAATTCCCTTATCCGCCCGCCGCAAGTTCCCGCTTCAAAATCCGTATGACTTCTCCGCGCATTTTCCGTTTCATATTTTGTCGCATGAACACCAGGGCCTTTTGTTTCAAATATGCCTACGGCGTAATCCTCCTTTTGGCCGCATAAAAACGCGCCGCGCTTTTTCCTTAAAAGGGCAAGGAAATGCCCTTCGCCTTTGATTTTATGAGGGTAAAGCCTTTTTGCATGTTTAAGGCAGGGCAGGCCGTTTTCGATTAGATCGGGCCTTCCGTCGGAAAAACCGAAACCGCCGTCAATGGGTACAATTTCAAAGCCGCTGTTTTCCAAGAGAAAATCGTTTATTGTTTTTTCGTTTTCAAGGGGAGAGAAAGTGCATGTCGAATAAAGCATCATACCTCCCGGGGCAAGCATTTTCGCCGCGCTTTTTAATATTTCGCGCTGTTCGCGGCGGCAGAATGAAACGAGTTCTTCATTCCAGCTTTTTATAACGTCCCTTTCTTTGCGGAACATCCCCTCGCCGCCGCAAGGGGCGTCGACTAAAATTTTGTCAAAAAATTCGGGAAAAGCTTTTTCAAGCTTTTTCGGCGTTTCGCTGGTGACTACAGTGTTTGTAAGGCCGAAAAGCTCCGTGTTTTTAACGAGGGATTTTGTGCGCCCCGCGCTTATGTCGTTTGAAACAAGCAGGCCTGTGTTTTTAAGGCGCGCGCCTAAATGGGTTGTTTTTCCGCCGGGGGCGGCGCATAAGTCGAGTACTTTATCTCCTTCGTTTACGGGAAGGAACGCTCCTGGGGC
Protein-coding regions in this window:
- a CDS encoding RsmB/NOP family class I SAM-dependent RNA methyltransferase; this translates as MDLPQQFLDNMKKILGSEYSEYEKSFSAPRLYGLRANTLKISPDELSGKGVFNLSPVEWCPEGFYYDENERPSKHPYYHAGLYYLQEPSAMAPGAFLPVNEGDKVLDLCAAPGGKTTHLGARLKNTGLLVSNDISAGRTKSLVKNTELFGLTNTVVTSETPKKLEKAFPEFFDKILVDAPCGGEGMFRKERDVIKSWNEELVSFCRREQREILKSAAKMLAPGGMMLYSTCTFSPLENEKTINDFLLENSGFEIVPIDGGFGFSDGRPDLIENGLPCLKHAKRLYPHKIKGEGHFLALLRKKRGAFLCGQKEDYAVGIFETKGPGVHATKYETENARRSHTDFEAGTCGGRIREFETEKTDKSISLFNDFAEKFLSEVPGGIYQIINGSLYVLPEGVPSLKGLRVMRSGLLLGELKKNRFEPSQALAMVLDKTKVNNYADFPLSDERVTRYLKGETVSCENVGDGYCLILCDGFPLGFAKAQSGRLKNRYPVSWKME